A stretch of the Drosophila sulfurigaster albostrigata strain 15112-1811.04 chromosome 2L, ASM2355843v2, whole genome shotgun sequence genome encodes the following:
- the LOC133842302 gene encoding uncharacterized protein LOC133842302, producing MRHEEIVTIEQLNYRVLIAKKVHVLRDRWNDRFGWFPAAQKEHYKQYAEIYKESLAEYGEEQFKKYAKHRSLRAVHTAAIDAPKLDSLKKFCCYPMTHMAEYRPSVTTNGEYGLVVPGHHHRHC from the coding sequence ATGAGACACGAGGAGATCGTCACGATTGAGCAGCTCAACTATCGCGTACTCATTGCAAAGAAAGTTCATGTGCTACGCGATCGTTGGAATGATCGCTTCGGGTGGTTTCCTGCGGCTCAAAAGGAACACTACAAACAATATGCAGAGATCTATAAGGAAAGTCTGGCTGAGTACGGTGAAGAACAGTTTAAGAAATATGCGAAACATCGTTCTTTGCGCGCTGTTCACACAGCTGCCATAGATGCTCCCAAGTTGGATAGCTTGAAGAAGTTCTGCTGTTATCCCATGACTCATATGGCGGAATATAGGCCATCGGTCACCACAAATGGGGAGTATGGACTCGTGGTCCCaggtcatcatcatcgacacTGTTAA